A single Cryomorphaceae bacterium DNA region contains:
- a CDS encoding LemA family protein produces MKRGTLILLIVIGAIVLIGFSMFSRATGTYDRAVALQEQVNNAWGDVQSSYQRRADLIPNLVATVQGAADNEKEILVQVTQARAGITEATTPEEMELMGRKINTAINLAFERYPEIRSTQNFAELQSQLEGTENRINVARDRYNDSVAAYNTFIRGFWKRFYLGFIGGDDEFPRKDSFTAKAGSEDAPEVSFE; encoded by the coding sequence ATGAAAAGAGGAACGCTCATTTTATTGATCGTTATCGGAGCCATTGTGCTCATCGGATTCAGCATGTTTAGTCGTGCCACGGGCACGTATGACCGCGCTGTCGCCCTTCAAGAACAGGTAAATAATGCGTGGGGTGATGTGCAAAGCAGCTATCAGCGCCGTGCTGACCTTATCCCGAACCTCGTCGCTACCGTTCAAGGAGCCGCAGATAACGAGAAAGAAATCCTCGTTCAAGTGACTCAGGCTCGTGCTGGGATTACTGAGGCAACCACACCAGAAGAAATGGAATTGATGGGGCGCAAAATCAACACGGCCATCAACTTGGCCTTTGAGCGCTATCCCGAAATTCGCAGTACGCAGAACTTTGCAGAACTGCAATCACAGCTGGAAGGCACCGAGAATCGAATTAATGTAGCGCGCGATCGCTACAATGATTCCGTTGCCGCTTACAACACCTTCATACGCGGATTCTGGAAGCGTTTCTACTTAGGCTTCATAGGAGGTGATGATGAGTTCCCAAGGAAGGACTCTTTCACCGCCAAAGCGGGTAGCGAAGATGCACCAGAAGTGAGCTTCGAATAA
- a CDS encoding MerR family transcriptional regulator, whose translation MSTTSTSQKLYYSIGEVAKMFDVNTSMIRYWEKEFDILKPKKNKKGNRLFTPKDLENLKVIYHLLKERGFTIEGAKKKLKDNKTDTVNTADVVARLKEIRKTLMEIKKHL comes from the coding sequence ATGTCCACAACATCTACATCACAAAAGCTATACTACAGCATCGGCGAGGTCGCCAAGATGTTTGATGTGAATACGTCTATGATTCGCTATTGGGAAAAGGAATTCGACATTCTGAAGCCCAAAAAGAATAAAAAAGGGAATCGCCTATTCACTCCAAAGGACCTTGAAAACCTAAAGGTCATTTACCACTTACTCAAGGAGCGCGGCTTCACCATTGAAGGGGCCAAGAAGAAACTCAAAGACAACAAAACAGACACTGTGAATACTGCTGACGTCGTCGCCCGACTAAAGGAGATTCGCAAAACACTAATGGAAATCAAGAAACACTTATGA
- a CDS encoding NAD(P)-dependent alcohol dehydrogenase, whose translation MKAVYRTVYGGPEILEVRDVDRPEPKENEVLIKIAYTTVNRTDCGVVLGNYLLMQLFTGLGKPKNPTPGTDFSGTVEAVGSQVQNFSVGDRVYGLNDNSHATQAEYCTWPADDSLIRIPEGVTFEEAVAGVEGGHYALNFLNKVKLAPGQRVMVNGGTGAIGSAAIQMLVDRGIHVVATCRPEHSERVLALGASRVIDYTAEDFTQQDEQYDFVFDAVGKSRFRYCKRIMKPGAVYISSELGPKAENIPLSILGLFHRGKRVKFPVPIDIPKSLKYLNELFGRSAYKPLIDQTFALDDIQEAYAYVMSEQKVGSVLLKP comes from the coding sequence ATGAAAGCCGTGTATCGAACGGTCTATGGCGGCCCTGAAATCTTGGAGGTACGCGATGTAGACCGGCCCGAACCAAAAGAGAACGAAGTCCTTATTAAAATTGCCTACACCACGGTGAACCGCACGGATTGTGGAGTCGTACTTGGCAACTACCTCTTGATGCAATTATTCACCGGATTGGGTAAACCCAAGAATCCCACTCCCGGAACGGATTTCTCAGGTACTGTTGAAGCTGTAGGAAGTCAAGTACAAAATTTCTCTGTGGGGGATCGAGTTTACGGATTGAATGACAATAGTCACGCCACACAAGCAGAATACTGCACCTGGCCAGCCGATGACAGCTTAATTAGAATTCCGGAGGGCGTGACCTTTGAAGAAGCCGTGGCTGGCGTTGAAGGAGGTCACTACGCTTTAAATTTCCTTAATAAAGTCAAGCTAGCTCCCGGACAACGCGTAATGGTCAACGGCGGAACAGGTGCCATCGGATCCGCGGCGATTCAAATGCTGGTTGATCGCGGTATTCACGTTGTTGCTACTTGTCGACCAGAGCATTCCGAGCGCGTATTGGCCCTGGGAGCTTCTCGCGTGATTGACTATACCGCGGAGGATTTCACCCAGCAAGATGAGCAATACGACTTCGTTTTTGACGCAGTGGGGAAAAGTCGATTCCGTTATTGTAAGCGTATCATGAAACCCGGGGCCGTCTACATCAGCTCTGAGCTTGGCCCAAAAGCCGAAAACATTCCCCTTTCGATTCTCGGACTTTTTCACCGGGGCAAACGCGTGAAATTTCCAGTCCCTATTGACATTCCAAAAAGCCTGAAGTACCTCAATGAGCTCTTTGGGCGCTCCGCCTATAAGCCGCTTATTGATCAGACCTTTGCCTTAGACGACATACAAGAGGCTTATGCCTACGTCATGAGCGAGCAAAAGGTCGGAAGCGTGCTTCTAAAACCTTAA
- a CDS encoding M23 family metallopeptidase, whose amino-acid sequence MAKVRYYYDSETLSYKKIEKSAKDRVRSVLLFLSASALFAVLMLFVLFTFFDSPKEKQLKRELEQMTFQYELLDDRMDQLQVVMDDIQERDDHIYRVIFETDPIPASIRKSGFGGVNRYKKLEGYQNSKLVVETTKKLDQLSKQVVIQSKSFDEVIDKAKRKEDMLASIPAIQPVANKDLKRMASGYGYRIDPIYKTRKFHAGMDFSANTGTPIYATGDGKVTRADRRSSGYGNHVRIDHGYGYLTLYAHMSKMAVRPGQTVQRGDIIGYVGNTGKSVGPHLHYEVHKDGKPVNPVNFYFNDLTPEEYEIMIELSQQPTQSLD is encoded by the coding sequence ATGGCTAAAGTCAGGTATTACTACGACAGCGAAACGCTGAGTTACAAGAAGATCGAAAAGAGCGCGAAAGATCGTGTTCGTTCGGTATTGTTGTTTCTGTCGGCCAGTGCCCTGTTTGCCGTATTGATGCTCTTCGTCCTATTTACCTTCTTTGACTCTCCAAAGGAAAAGCAGCTCAAGCGTGAATTGGAGCAAATGACATTTCAATACGAGTTGTTGGATGACCGAATGGATCAACTCCAAGTGGTCATGGACGATATTCAGGAGCGTGACGATCACATTTATCGTGTGATCTTCGAGACTGATCCAATTCCAGCCAGTATTCGCAAATCCGGATTTGGAGGGGTGAATCGCTACAAGAAATTAGAAGGTTATCAGAACTCCAAGCTCGTGGTTGAAACGACTAAAAAGCTGGATCAACTGAGCAAACAGGTCGTTATTCAGAGCAAGTCTTTTGACGAAGTGATTGATAAGGCCAAGCGTAAAGAAGACATGCTGGCTTCTATTCCAGCGATCCAGCCAGTGGCCAACAAAGACCTAAAGCGAATGGCTAGTGGTTACGGTTATCGAATTGACCCTATTTACAAGACTCGAAAGTTCCACGCCGGAATGGACTTTAGCGCGAATACAGGTACTCCTATTTATGCTACAGGAGATGGCAAAGTAACGCGGGCCGATCGTCGAAGCAGCGGATATGGAAACCACGTGCGCATTGATCACGGCTATGGTTATTTGACACTATACGCTCACATGAGCAAAATGGCCGTTCGTCCAGGTCAAACCGTTCAACGCGGGGACATTATTGGTTATGTAGGAAATACCGGTAAATCTGTTGGGCCGCACTTGCATTACGAAGTGCACAAAGACGGTAAGCCTGTGAATCCTGTGAACTTCTATTTCAATGACCTCACTCCAGAGGAATATGAGATCATGATTGAACTCTCACAGCAACCGACACAGTCACTCGACTAA
- a CDS encoding TPM domain-containing protein yields MAKHVDEFLSSEEQEQVISAIKEAELKTSGEIRVHIEEHHDDEPLERATQLFGELAMHETAQRNGVLIYVATVDHQFAIVGDEGIDAVTPEDFWESTKDIMQELFRSGRFADGLVAGIMNVGTELLHHFPYEDGDENELSDEISTS; encoded by the coding sequence ATGGCCAAACACGTAGACGAATTCCTCTCTTCTGAGGAACAGGAACAAGTTATCTCAGCCATCAAGGAAGCGGAGCTGAAGACTTCAGGCGAAATTCGAGTACATATCGAAGAGCACCATGATGACGAGCCTCTTGAAAGAGCTACCCAGCTCTTTGGTGAGCTCGCCATGCACGAGACTGCGCAACGAAATGGCGTTTTGATTTACGTCGCTACAGTGGATCACCAGTTCGCCATTGTTGGAGACGAAGGAATTGACGCCGTCACTCCAGAAGATTTTTGGGAATCGACCAAAGACATTATGCAAGAACTATTTCGCTCCGGAAGGTTTGCGGACGGGCTGGTTGCAGGAATCATGAATGTGGGCACAGAATTACTCCACCACTTCCCCTATGAAGACGGGGATGAAAATGAATTGTCTGACGAAATAAGTACCTCGTGA
- the mqnB gene encoding futalosine hydrolase produces MKILLTSATSLEIKPLIQMLGEGERLNSKAVRYHFRGNKIDVLTTGVGMVATSFWLGDAFARAHYDLAINAGVCGAFDRDLEITQVVQIIQDEFPEMGAEDGENFLSLIDLDLLEDDDFPFSRGVIEHPEPMTDGPLAELAQVRAVTVNKVHGNEVTIEATQQRVQPQVESMEGAAFMYACRVGRLNFAQIRSVSNYVERRNRDNWELQGAVRTLNETLLNYLNQLG; encoded by the coding sequence ATGAAGATTCTCTTGACCAGTGCAACTTCCCTAGAGATCAAACCCTTGATCCAAATGCTGGGCGAAGGCGAACGATTAAATTCAAAGGCCGTCCGCTATCATTTTAGGGGAAACAAAATCGATGTGCTCACCACAGGAGTGGGCATGGTGGCTACTTCTTTTTGGCTGGGTGACGCCTTTGCCAGAGCACACTACGACTTGGCCATTAACGCAGGGGTCTGCGGCGCTTTCGATCGGGATTTGGAAATTACTCAGGTCGTTCAAATTATTCAAGACGAGTTCCCGGAAATGGGAGCTGAGGACGGGGAGAATTTTTTGAGCCTGATTGACCTTGACCTGCTCGAGGATGACGACTTTCCCTTTAGTCGAGGAGTCATTGAGCATCCGGAACCCATGACCGATGGTCCCTTGGCTGAATTAGCTCAAGTAAGGGCCGTGACAGTCAACAAGGTACATGGGAACGAGGTAACGATAGAAGCCACGCAGCAAAGAGTGCAACCACAGGTAGAGAGTATGGAGGGGGCGGCCTTCATGTATGCCTGCCGTGTTGGTCGATTGAACTTTGCCCAAATTCGCTCGGTTAGCAATTACGTTGAACGTCGCAATCGAGATAACTGGGAGCTTCAGGGTGCGGTCCGTACCTTGAACGAAACCCTGCTGAACTACTTGAATCAACTCGGATGA
- the rfaD gene encoding ADP-glyceromanno-heptose 6-epimerase, translated as MIVVTGAAGFIPSVLVGKLNREGYKNIVVVDDFSRADKAGNLASKDVLERVHRDDFHHWLRDKHRLVEFVFHLGARTDTTEFDVELFNRLNLDYTKEVWKICVEFGLPLIYASSAATYGLGEHGYEDRHDVVSELVPLNPYGDSKNDFDKWALSQDRAPYFWAGIKFFNVYGPNEYHKGRMASVVFHTFKQVRETGAMKLFRSHNPDFKDGEQLRDFIYVEDAVEVLYWLMHHRKKESSGLYNLGTGQARAFVDLASATFKAMGLEPNISFIDTPEDIRDKYQYFTEADMSKLRSIGYDKPFTSLEAGVEQYVKRYLLEGNYA; from the coding sequence ATGATTGTCGTTACTGGAGCCGCCGGATTCATTCCCAGTGTATTGGTCGGAAAACTCAACCGCGAAGGATATAAGAACATCGTGGTGGTCGACGATTTTAGTCGAGCCGATAAGGCAGGAAATCTCGCCAGCAAGGATGTTTTGGAGCGCGTTCATCGAGATGACTTTCACCACTGGCTTCGAGACAAGCATCGCCTCGTAGAGTTTGTTTTTCACCTCGGGGCTCGGACGGATACAACGGAATTTGATGTCGAACTTTTCAACCGACTCAACCTTGATTATACCAAGGAGGTCTGGAAGATCTGCGTGGAGTTTGGCTTGCCTCTGATCTATGCTTCCTCTGCGGCCACTTATGGTCTTGGAGAGCACGGTTATGAAGATCGGCACGATGTGGTTTCCGAGCTTGTTCCCCTCAACCCATATGGGGACTCTAAGAACGATTTTGATAAATGGGCTTTATCTCAAGACCGCGCACCCTATTTCTGGGCGGGCATCAAGTTCTTCAATGTCTATGGTCCGAATGAATACCATAAAGGCCGTATGGCGAGTGTGGTTTTTCACACCTTCAAGCAAGTTCGGGAAACAGGAGCCATGAAGCTCTTTCGAAGCCATAATCCGGACTTTAAGGACGGGGAGCAGCTTCGTGATTTCATTTACGTTGAAGATGCTGTTGAAGTCCTCTATTGGCTCATGCATCATCGGAAGAAGGAGAGTAGCGGACTGTACAACTTGGGAACTGGTCAGGCGCGTGCTTTTGTAGATCTTGCCTCGGCAACATTCAAGGCCATGGGCTTAGAACCCAATATTTCATTCATCGATACACCTGAGGATATCCGAGATAAGTATCAGTACTTCACGGAAGCCGATATGTCCAAGCTTCGAAGTATAGGGTACGATAAGCCGTTTACTTCTTTAGAAGCAGGAGTAGAGCAGTATGTAAAAAGATATTTGCTCGAAGGGAACTACGCCTAA
- a CDS encoding YrdB family protein — protein sequence MFQWGSHPLNLALRFVLEVLMLVAIGRWGYLVFSVVWAVLLPVFAMALWVVFATRDDPSRSGKTVISTPGPLRLLLELALFAVAVAACYAVGNSMQGLVLTLVVVLHYLFSLDRLSWLFKQR from the coding sequence ATGTTTCAATGGGGAAGTCATCCGCTGAATTTAGCCCTTCGATTTGTTCTTGAAGTATTGATGCTCGTGGCCATTGGCCGATGGGGTTACCTGGTCTTCAGTGTGGTATGGGCGGTCCTATTGCCTGTTTTTGCGATGGCCCTGTGGGTCGTGTTCGCTACACGCGACGACCCTTCAAGGTCCGGTAAAACTGTAATTTCCACGCCAGGGCCCCTGCGCCTTCTCCTCGAACTGGCACTTTTCGCTGTCGCCGTTGCGGCCTGCTATGCTGTCGGAAATTCCATGCAAGGACTGGTTTTGACGCTCGTGGTAGTCCTACATTATCTATTTTCGCTGGACCGATTGAGCTGGCTTTTTAAGCAACGATAA
- a CDS encoding transporter substrate-binding domain-containing protein: MRTFSILFLAICSVLSTRAQDTSLNLAADYWPPFTNRPNEVAFAQSLVNEALSRSDVQAQTVILPFEDVLSSMRQGDVQGSPALWFTAERASFLLYSDPYLENQVLLIGRKGADVSASSFADLQGQKVAVVKGYAYGDMTGIELVERMDQQGCLTALLKGEADYMLVDALLLNYALQRQGEEIKANLAVGKNILAHRSLHFVVRKDMEGAEALMEAFNAKISEMQDDGTYNRILQLNSIQKDVDGDGRLDYVMSSESVNSAPMLSSDAYRLYHGQTQEAQGSFYVDGQRYATLDEVTSAHGHNPEALRVEQEVRGDKTGVYLWNFDF, encoded by the coding sequence ATGCGCACCTTTTCCATCCTTTTTCTGGCCATCTGTTCCGTCCTTTCTACTCGAGCTCAAGACACCTCCTTGAACCTCGCCGCAGACTATTGGCCTCCCTTTACCAATCGTCCCAATGAAGTTGCTTTTGCTCAAAGCTTGGTGAACGAAGCACTGAGCAGAAGCGATGTTCAAGCACAAACAGTGATTCTCCCCTTTGAGGATGTACTCTCTAGCATGAGACAGGGTGATGTCCAAGGAAGTCCAGCTTTGTGGTTTACGGCGGAGCGGGCCAGTTTCCTTCTGTACTCAGACCCCTACTTGGAAAATCAAGTACTACTCATCGGCCGCAAGGGAGCTGATGTCAGTGCTTCTTCCTTTGCGGATCTTCAAGGACAGAAGGTGGCAGTCGTTAAAGGATACGCTTATGGCGACATGACAGGCATTGAACTCGTGGAACGTATGGATCAACAAGGCTGTCTGACCGCCTTATTGAAAGGCGAGGCAGATTATATGTTGGTTGATGCACTTTTGTTGAACTATGCCTTGCAGCGCCAGGGAGAGGAGATCAAAGCGAATCTTGCCGTAGGCAAAAATATTCTGGCGCATCGCTCGCTACATTTTGTGGTCCGAAAGGATATGGAAGGCGCAGAGGCTCTTATGGAGGCCTTCAATGCCAAAATCTCCGAAATGCAGGACGACGGAACCTACAATAGAATTCTTCAGCTCAACTCCATTCAGAAGGATGTTGATGGTGATGGGCGACTGGATTACGTGATGTCCAGTGAAAGCGTGAATTCGGCACCTATGTTGAGTTCCGACGCGTACCGTTTATACCACGGACAAACTCAGGAAGCACAAGGCTCCTTCTATGTGGACGGTCAGCGGTACGCCACTTTAGACGAAGTCACTTCAGCTCATGGTCATAATCCCGAAGCCCTTCGCGTGGAGCAAGAAGTTCGCGGGGATAAAACCGGCGTATACCTCTGGAATTTTGATTTCTAG
- a CDS encoding TPM domain-containing protein — protein MKAKLLILILALGVMHLAVGQEFPQPKKGRIVHDFAEILSDQEERALESKLVAMNDSTGVQIAIVTLKSTGGYDIAEYNIKLSHLWGIGQANEDNGISVMVASEDRRVNISTGYGVEEFVTDALSRRIIDRYMIPEFKSNDYYAGLDAGTDVLIGLVSGQFDADNLDGNQGPPASVPAGVVFVIFMIILFIVISILRGGGRGGRGGGRRRSTASDALWTAFLLSHSGRSNWGGGGGFGGGGGFGGGGGFGGFGGGGFGGGGASGSW, from the coding sequence ATGAAAGCCAAGCTCTTAATCTTGATCTTGGCCCTGGGGGTCATGCATCTGGCCGTAGGCCAAGAATTTCCGCAACCTAAAAAAGGGCGGATCGTTCATGATTTTGCTGAAATCTTGAGTGATCAAGAAGAGCGCGCTTTAGAGAGCAAGCTCGTGGCCATGAACGACAGTACGGGAGTGCAAATCGCCATCGTCACTCTAAAAAGTACGGGCGGTTATGACATTGCCGAATACAACATCAAGCTCTCACATCTCTGGGGTATTGGCCAAGCGAATGAGGATAACGGAATATCTGTGATGGTCGCTTCGGAAGATCGTCGAGTGAACATCTCTACCGGGTACGGAGTAGAGGAGTTCGTCACGGACGCTTTGAGTCGGAGGATTATCGATCGGTATATGATTCCGGAATTCAAAAGCAATGATTACTACGCGGGCTTGGATGCCGGAACTGATGTGCTTATAGGTCTGGTCAGTGGTCAATTTGACGCCGACAATCTTGATGGAAATCAGGGCCCGCCAGCCTCAGTACCGGCAGGTGTGGTCTTTGTGATTTTCATGATCATCTTGTTCATCGTCATCTCCATCCTAAGAGGCGGAGGACGCGGAGGACGAGGTGGCGGTCGACGCAGAAGTACAGCATCTGATGCCCTTTGGACGGCATTTCTCCTCAGTCATTCTGGTCGCTCCAATTGGGGCGGCGGCGGTGGCTTTGGAGGTGGAGGTGGCTTTGGAGGTGGAGGCGGCTTCGGCGGTTTTGGCGGAGGCGGCTTCGGCGGAGGTGGTGCCAGCGGAAGCTGGTAA
- a CDS encoding 1,4-dihydroxy-6-naphthoate synthase produces the protein MTYTLGFSPCPNDTFIFDALIHGKIETGDLKFEPVLLDVEELNQRAAEGALDITKLSFNALMHLTDRYRLLDSGAALGRNCGPLLIARPETADLRPEQATIAIPGERTTANFLMGFAYPEALNKKAMLFSEIERAVLEGEVDQGVIIHENRFTYAEKGLVKVRDLGEYWEGQTGHAIPLGGIAVHSRIEPQAQKEIERLLRRSVEYARANPEQTEEYVRCHAQEMDREVMYQHIDLYVNDYTVTLGSNGRSAVEFMRAEMVRQGLLSKTDSPLYVSP, from the coding sequence ATGACCTATACGCTAGGCTTTTCGCCCTGTCCCAACGACACCTTTATTTTCGATGCCTTAATTCACGGGAAAATCGAAACGGGCGATTTGAAATTTGAACCGGTGCTTCTGGATGTTGAGGAATTGAATCAACGTGCAGCGGAAGGGGCATTGGACATTACGAAGTTGAGCTTTAATGCACTGATGCATTTGACCGATCGCTATCGCTTGTTGGATAGTGGTGCGGCACTAGGCCGCAATTGTGGGCCTTTACTCATCGCTCGTCCCGAGACGGCGGATCTGCGACCGGAACAAGCAACCATTGCTATTCCCGGTGAACGAACTACGGCCAATTTCCTGATGGGTTTTGCCTATCCGGAAGCCCTCAACAAAAAGGCTATGCTGTTCAGTGAAATTGAGCGGGCTGTGTTGGAGGGGGAGGTGGATCAAGGCGTGATCATCCACGAGAATCGGTTTACCTATGCCGAGAAAGGTCTCGTCAAGGTGCGTGATCTGGGGGAGTATTGGGAAGGACAGACCGGCCATGCCATCCCCTTGGGTGGAATAGCGGTGCACAGTCGCATCGAGCCGCAGGCTCAGAAAGAAATTGAACGACTTTTGAGACGCTCGGTCGAGTACGCACGGGCGAATCCCGAGCAAACGGAGGAGTATGTGCGCTGTCATGCGCAGGAAATGGATCGGGAGGTCATGTACCAACACATCGACTTGTACGTCAATGATTATACAGTAACTTTGGGCTCGAACGGGCGTTCAGCCGTAGAGTTCATGCGGGCAGAGATGGTTCGGCAAGGGCTTCTATCCAAGACTGATTCGCCGCTATACGTCAGCCCATGA
- the alaS gene encoding alanine--tRNA ligase → MSSQEIRRKFLLFFSEKGHQIVPSAPMVIKDDPTLMFTNAGMNQFKDLILGNAEIQHARVSDTQKCLRVSGKHNDLEEVGHDTYHHTMFEMLGNWSFGDYFKPEAIAWAWELLTEVYGLDKDRLYVTVFEGDDSDGLGMDREAYHEWKNIVPEDRILMGNKKDNFWEMGDQGPCGPSSEIHIDLRSDEDRRASSGAVLVNQDHPLVVEIWNLVFMEYNRLADGSLVHLPKKHVDTGMGFERLCMALQGVQSNYDTDVFKPIIARIAELSGHEYGKDEKADIAMRVVADHVRAIAFSIVDGQLPSNTGAGYVIRRILRRASRYGFTFLDQKEPFIYKLIEVLDEQMGYFFDGLRKQKDLIQKVIHEEEASFLRTLEQGLKRLDQYLEESQSNELSGDKVFELYDTYGFPTDLTELILRERGMEMNRAEYEAELNRQKERSRAAAEMTTEDWVVLVEDEREEFVGYDYLETEVRITRYRKIKTKKGELFQIAFNLTPFYPEGGGQVGDRGTIVCEDDTVEILGTKKENNLIVHTTERLPLYTDRAYRAYVDESARRLAENNHSATHLLHKALREVLGDHVEQRGSLVNPDHLRFDFSHFQKMTEEEVKQVEDWVNLRVRQNLELEEHRSVPMSAAKDMGAMMLFGEKYGDTVRVIRFGESVELCGGTHVPSTGQIGHFKIVSESAIAAGIRRIEAITAVKADAYFRGQEELLHQVKELLKSQDPLKSIQQLRDENHKMQRQIESLLAEKAGGLKDELLQSAVTHDWGRLIISKVDLDPGSIKNLAFELKAEHQDLVAVLATVHNGKPNLNVLISEPLISDKDWNAGTIIRELAQEIKGGGGGQPFFASAGGKEAGGIDRALDKAKALFGA, encoded by the coding sequence ATCTCTTCACAAGAAATCCGCCGCAAATTCTTGCTCTTCTTTTCCGAAAAAGGACATCAAATTGTTCCTTCGGCACCCATGGTCATTAAGGATGATCCAACCTTGATGTTCACCAACGCAGGGATGAATCAGTTCAAGGACTTGATCCTTGGGAACGCGGAAATCCAACACGCGCGAGTGTCCGATACTCAAAAATGTCTGCGCGTTTCAGGAAAGCACAACGATTTGGAAGAAGTCGGGCACGATACCTACCACCACACCATGTTCGAAATGCTCGGCAACTGGTCCTTTGGAGACTACTTCAAGCCCGAAGCCATCGCTTGGGCGTGGGAGTTGTTAACGGAAGTGTACGGTTTGGACAAGGATCGTCTTTACGTAACGGTATTTGAAGGAGACGACTCGGATGGCTTGGGCATGGATCGCGAAGCCTACCACGAGTGGAAAAACATTGTCCCAGAGGATCGAATTCTGATGGGAAACAAAAAAGATAATTTCTGGGAGATGGGCGACCAAGGGCCTTGTGGTCCTTCTTCGGAAATCCATATAGACCTGCGGTCCGATGAGGATCGCCGCGCCTCCTCTGGGGCTGTATTGGTAAATCAAGACCACCCGCTGGTGGTGGAGATTTGGAACCTCGTGTTCATGGAGTACAATCGCCTCGCCGATGGCTCCTTGGTGCATTTACCCAAGAAACACGTCGATACCGGAATGGGATTTGAGCGCCTGTGTATGGCACTTCAAGGAGTTCAATCCAACTATGACACGGACGTCTTTAAGCCCATAATTGCCCGAATCGCGGAATTATCGGGTCACGAATACGGGAAAGATGAGAAGGCCGACATTGCTATGCGTGTGGTCGCGGATCATGTCCGCGCCATTGCTTTCTCTATTGTGGACGGTCAACTTCCAAGCAATACGGGGGCAGGATATGTCATTCGCCGAATTTTGCGTCGTGCCTCTAGATATGGTTTTACCTTCCTCGATCAAAAGGAGCCTTTTATCTACAAGCTGATCGAAGTCTTGGACGAGCAAATGGGTTACTTCTTTGATGGCTTGCGCAAGCAGAAAGACCTGATCCAAAAAGTCATTCACGAAGAAGAAGCATCCTTCCTGAGAACCTTGGAACAAGGACTCAAAAGACTGGATCAATACCTGGAAGAAAGCCAATCCAACGAACTGTCGGGGGACAAGGTATTCGAACTATATGATACCTATGGATTTCCAACGGATTTGACAGAATTGATTCTGCGCGAGCGTGGAATGGAGATGAACCGTGCTGAATATGAAGCCGAGCTCAATCGCCAAAAAGAACGTTCAAGAGCTGCGGCGGAAATGACCACCGAAGATTGGGTGGTATTGGTCGAAGATGAGCGCGAAGAGTTTGTAGGGTATGATTACCTGGAAACGGAAGTGCGCATTACCCGCTACCGCAAAATCAAAACGAAAAAAGGCGAACTGTTTCAAATTGCCTTTAATCTGACGCCATTTTATCCCGAGGGGGGAGGTCAGGTTGGAGATCGAGGAACCATCGTCTGTGAGGATGACACGGTAGAAATATTGGGAACAAAGAAGGAAAACAATCTCATTGTTCATACAACAGAACGTCTTCCGCTGTATACGGATCGCGCGTATCGTGCTTATGTAGATGAATCAGCTCGTCGTTTGGCGGAAAATAACCACTCAGCCACTCACTTGCTGCACAAAGCTTTGCGAGAGGTCCTTGGGGATCATGTGGAACAGCGGGGTAGTTTGGTCAATCCAGACCATCTCCGATTCGACTTCTCGCACTTTCAGAAAATGACCGAAGAGGAGGTCAAGCAAGTAGAAGACTGGGTCAATCTTCGCGTTCGCCAAAACTTGGAGTTAGAAGAGCATCGAAGTGTTCCTATGAGCGCTGCAAAGGATATGGGCGCCATGATGCTCTTTGGGGAGAAATATGGAGATACGGTTCGCGTCATTCGATTTGGCGAAAGCGTAGAGCTCTGTGGGGGAACCCATGTCCCAAGTACCGGTCAAATTGGACACTTCAAGATTGTAAGCGAATCAGCTATTGCCGCAGGAATCCGGCGAATTGAAGCCATTACTGCAGTTAAGGCGGATGCCTATTTCCGCGGACAAGAGGAATTGTTACACCAGGTCAAGGAGCTTTTGAAGTCACAAGATCCCTTGAAGTCCATTCAACAGCTGAGGGACGAGAACCACAAGATGCAGCGTCAAATTGAATCCCTTTTGGCTGAAAAAGCTGGAGGCTTGAAAGACGAACTGCTTCAAAGTGCAGTGACGCACGATTGGGGTCGACTCATTATTTCCAAAGTTGATTTGGATCCAGGTAGCATCAAGAACTTAGCCTTCGAGCTTAAGGCAGAACATCAAGATCTCGTTGCGGTACTCGCTACTGTGCACAACGGAAAACCCAATCTCAACGTGTTGATTTCGGAACCGCTGATTTCAGACAAGGATTGGAATGCCGGAACCATTATTCGTGAGCTCGCTCAGGAAATCAAAGGGGGCGGTGGTGGCCAGCCGTTCTTTGCCTCGGCCGGAGGAAAGGAAGCAGGTGGAATCGACAGAGCCTTGGACAAGGCAAAAGCTCTTTTTGGAGCTTAA